The DNA region CCGCTTTCAAATTGAAACGGCGCTCCCAATATTTAAAGTTTAGAACGAGGCCTGTTCGTACTAGCGCTGCATTTAAATCTGGCAAGATACCTTTTCTGGGCACCCCAATATTCTAACGGTTGCCACAAGCGCCATTTGTTCCCATACAGTTGATTTCAAATTGTAACGGTTGCCATGGAGCTTATTGCACTGAAAACCGGCTAATTTTGCTTAGATTCAGGCAAATAACCGCTGCTGCAACCGTTAGACCTCCGGCGGGCGGACAGTATCGATTCGAAAGCCAACGCTTTTTAAAAATTCTTGAGCAAAAGTTAATGCAACGCCATGCTTATTCCGTTAAATAGCGGCCGCTGTATCCATGGAATTTCCGGCTTGCAATGCCTGCCTACAAACATGAGTTTTTGCCGGATATCTTAAACGATGCGAAAATTAAGCGCGATACTTGTGGGAAGCCGAGTAAGTCAACGCAGGTTTGTGTCATTATATATAACGTAAATATGATATATATTTTGTAAATACATTAAATACCTCCGAAAATTTTACTTATATTTATGTATAAAAGTATTTTTCTGTAAAAATTATGAATGTTTTTTGTGATTTATATTGACATAATATTTTTCTGCCTCATATAATTTAACTACGTTCACAACGTCGTGACGCTTATATTCCGGTCCTTGCACAACGCTGTGCCGGCCGGTGGCAACGGAGCCGCACGGGCAATCGCTAACGATTGCTCCTGCGGCTCTTTCTGTTTTTTTGCAGGATGCAATTTCAAAAAAAGAAATGCCCTTGAAGGGCACGAACACGGAGAGGAGTTTGGTGGGATGGAACGAAGCGGATTTTGGAAAAGCGGGCATAAGCCCTCGCTGCTGAGCGCATTTCTTTACTTTGACGTCAGCTTTATGATTTGGGTGCTGATCGGACCTCTGGCGGTCATTATGATGCAGGATTACCCGATGAGCGCCTCGCAAAAGGCCAACTTGGTCGCCCTGCCGGTGCTCGGCGGCTCCGCGCTGCGGTTGGTGCTCGGCGTGCTGGCCGATCGCATCGGTCCGAAACGGACCGGCCAGATCGGCATGATCGTCACCATGATCCCGCTCATTTATGGCTGGCAGTTCGTCAGCTCGCTCGGCGAGCTTTACGTCGTCGCCCTGCTGCTCGGCGTGGCCGGCGCCTCCTTCTCCGCCGCGCTGCCGCTCGCCAGCCGCTGGTACCCGCCGCAGTATCAGGGCCTGGCGATGGGGATCGCCGGAGCGGGCAACAGCGGCACGGTGTTCTCCACGCTGTTCGCCAACCGGATCGCCCAGCATTACGGCAGTTGGGAGGTCGTGTTCGGATTGGCGCTGATTCCGATCGCCGTCGTGTTTATCGTTTTCTCGCTGCTGGCCAAAGACAGCCCAAGCCAACCCGAGCCCAAGCGGCTGAAGGATTACGCGGCTGTGCTCGGCCAACGGGACACCTGGCTGTTCTGCATGCTGTATATGGTCACCTTCGGCGGCTTTGTGGGCATGTCCAACTATTTGACGATTTTTTTCAACACCGAATATGGGCTGAGCGCCGTCAGAGCCGCCGACTTTACGACGCTCTGCGTGATCGCCGGCAGCTTTTTCCGGCCCGTCGGCGGCTGGCTGGCCGACCGGGTGGGCGGCATTAGCATGCTGCTCACGCTGTATGGCGGCGTCGCCGCCATGATGGCGCTGATCTCCTCGCTGCCGCCGCTGCCGGTGGTCACGGTGCTGCTGTTTATTTGCATGATGTGCCTGGGCATGGGCAACGGCTCGGTATTCCAGCTCGTCCCCCAGCGCTTTCAACAGGAAATCGGCGTCATTACCGGGATCGTCGGCGCGGCCGGAGGGCTCGGCGGGTATTTTTTACCGAATATCCTCGGGATTTTAAAGGAATACACGGGCTCGTATACCCCCGGCTTCCTGATTTTAAGCAGCATCGCCATCGTCTGCATCGTCACAGTGCTGCTGATCCAAGGCCAGTGGAAACGAACCTTCCTCGAAAGGAGCGGGGCATATGACGCTTATACCTACGGCCGCCAATCCTGACGGGCGCCTCCGCACGCACTGCTGCTTCTGCAGCATGCAATGCGGCATCGACCTGCATCCGGCGGGCAAGGCGGCCGATGCGCTCGGGTACGAGGCGAAGCCAAGTCCCGATTTCCCCGTGGCTACCGGGAAGTTGTGCCAAAAGGGCCTGCACTCCATTACTCACGCAGCGCATCCCGGGCGGATTCTAGTTCCGCACCGTAGACAGGAGGAAAGCGGGGATGGCGGCAGGTTCTTGCCAGGGGGCGCATTTGGCGCGGCTGGAAGGTCTGCTGGTGCTGCGCGGCGGCGAACTACGCCTGGCGCGGCGGGACCGTCCCCGGCGTGGCGGCCCGCATCCTGGACGGAAGCGCTCGACGACATCGCCTCCCGGATTCTCCGCCTGCAGGAGCAGCACGGCCCGGACAGCGTTGCCGTCTTCGGCGGCGGATCGCTGACGAATGAGGTTTGCTATCTGCTCGGCAAATTCGCCCGTGTGGCGCTCCGCACGCGGTACGTGGACTACAACGGCCGCTACTGCATGTCCTCGGCCGCCGCCGCGCAGCAAAGAGCTTTCGGCATCGACCGGGGGCTGAATTTTCCGCTGGACGATATCCCCAAGGCCAAATATATCATCCTGGCCGGGACCAACATCGCGGAGTGCCAGCCGACCATGATGCCGTATTTGCTTGCGGCGAAGAAGCAGGGCGCCGTGCTCGTGACGATCGATCCGCGCCAAACGCTGACCTCCAAAATCGCCGACATCCACATCACGCTGCAGCCGGGCCATGACTCGCTGCTCGTCGGCGGCATGCTGCACGTTCTGCTTGAGGAGAACCTATACGACGCGGAATTTGTGTCGGCCCGCACGGAAGGGCTGGAGGAGGTGCGCGAAGCCGTGCGGCCTTTTCCGCCGGAGCGGGTGGCCGCGTTGACCGGGGTGGCCGAAGAGACGATCCGTGCCGTGGCCCGGGGATTTGCCGCCGCG from Paenibacillus macerans includes:
- a CDS encoding nitrate/nitrite transporter, which codes for MERSGFWKSGHKPSLLSAFLYFDVSFMIWVLIGPLAVIMMQDYPMSASQKANLVALPVLGGSALRLVLGVLADRIGPKRTGQIGMIVTMIPLIYGWQFVSSLGELYVVALLLGVAGASFSAALPLASRWYPPQYQGLAMGIAGAGNSGTVFSTLFANRIAQHYGSWEVVFGLALIPIAVVFIVFSLLAKDSPSQPEPKRLKDYAAVLGQRDTWLFCMLYMVTFGGFVGMSNYLTIFFNTEYGLSAVRAADFTTLCVIAGSFFRPVGGWLADRVGGISMLLTLYGGVAAMMALISSLPPLPVVTVLLFICMMCLGMGNGSVFQLVPQRFQQEIGVITGIVGAAGGLGGYFLPNILGILKEYTGSYTPGFLILSSIAIVCIVTVLLIQGQWKRTFLERSGAYDAYTYGRQS